From the genome of Halictus rubicundus isolate RS-2024b chromosome 2, iyHalRubi1_principal, whole genome shotgun sequence, one region includes:
- the LOC143365670 gene encoding uncharacterized protein LOC143365670 isoform X1, with amino-acid sequence MPKKHQVPMLVELALHSIGEFVIAFGRHVTKLVCTISKTNPEYGNVKLHSMLQFMKYLLNSNIPRNLYNRMSVAVLTAVVNLVKETTCTYSDFASTTAFLSDVTVALHLTEVAVGAQLRTIEFSVWPKIVRHMLYNKLHDMVGLEVLDLGSGSAGWRTSDIEKMIINGVSVMPNLACFILCFDCTDNIIVALAQHCKKLQKLDVTASRSVTERSVAPLLSCKCLTQVKLCRTSMSTPGYANLFLEHLNIQDIGRCDEFGFVLELINKKENNVKSSFHIRTFESRNFSMEQLYLLVEMCPYITSFCLLRDDRIVDLTILATLDYLKELKLLSCDFYTHGINTLLEIKGSTIISLHLEHVEEIDLNALVSISQYCPDIKSLTFYNCEFLERAQRYPRKLAVAPFQSLERIKCVAECASMHLEFLLSHCTNIKFIQLGSSTGIEDETMRRILLQNPMSKLEELKILYSHDLSMKTIQLLMENCDNLRRLSELENWQGISPTELNLFRAELKHTNTNLDTSPSLSFA; translated from the coding sequence ATGCCAAAGAAACATCAAGTACCTATGCTAGTGGAGCTAGCATTACATTCCATCGGCGAATTTGTAATTGCTTTTGGTAGGCATGTGACAAAGCTTGTTTGCACCATTTCTAAAACAAATCCAGAATATGGAAATGTTAAATTACATTCAATGTTACAATTCATGAAATATTTACTAAACTCCAATATACCTCGAAACTTATACAATAGAATGTCTGTGGCAGTGTTAACTGCGGTTGTAAATTTAGTTAAAGAAACCACATGTACATACAGTGACTTTGCTTCGACTACAGCCTTCCTATCAGATGTGACAGTTGCTCTTCATTTGACAGAAGTTGCTGTAGGTGCACAATTAAGAACAATTGAATTCTCAGTTTGGCCTAAAATTGTGAGACACATGCTATATAATAAGTTACACGACATGGTTGGCCTTGAAGTTTTAGACTTGGGCTCAGGCTCAGCCGGTTGGAGAACATCGGATATTGAGAAAATGATTATCAACGGAGTTTCTGTTATGCCAAACTTAGCATGCTTCATTTTATGTTTTGACTGTACAGATAATATTATAGTGGCTTTAGCTCAGCATTGTAAAAAGCTACAGAAACTAGATGTAACTGCATCTAGATCCGTAACAGAACGCAGTGTGGCTCCTCTGCTTTCGTGTAAATGTTTGACACAAGTTAAATTATGTAGAACTTCTATGAGTACACCTGGTTATGCAAATCTCTTCTTAGAACATTTGAACATTCAAGATATTGGCAGATGCGACGAATTTGGATTTGTTTTAGAGCTTATCAATAAAAAAGAGAACAATGTTAAAAGTTCTTTCCATATAAGAACGTTTGAAAGCCGAAATTTCAGTATGGAACAATTATATCTTTTAGTTGAGATGTGTCCATATATTACAAGCTTTTGTTTACTACGCGATGACAGAATTGTTGATTTAACAATTCTTGCTACTCttgattatttaaaagaatTGAAACTCTTGTCTTGCGATTTTTATACCCATGGAATAAACACATTATTGGAAATAAAGGGTAGCACAATTATAAGTCTGCACTTGGAGCATGTAGAAGAAATTGATTTAAATGCACTTGTATCGATAAGTCAGTACTGCCCAGACATAAAAAGCTTAACGTTTTATAATTGTGAATTCTTAGAACGTGCACAAAGATATCCGAGAAAGCTTGCAGTTGCACCTTTCCAATCGTTAGAGAGAATCAAATGTGTAGCAGAATGCGCGAGTATGCACCTAGAGTTTTTACTTTCTCATTGTACGAATATCAAGTTTATACAGTTGGGGTCATCAACTGGTATCGAAGATGAAACAATGAGAAGAATACTTTTGCAAAATCCAATGAGCAAATTAGAAGAGCTTAAAATATTGTACAGTCATGATTTATCAATGAAAACTATACAGCTGTTAATGGAAAATTGTGATAATTTACGACGTCTATCTGAATTAGAAAACTGGCAAGGAATATCGCCTACAGAGTTAAACCTTTTCAGAGCAGAATTAAAACATACCAATACAAATTTGGATACAAGTCCGAGTTTATCTTTTGCGTAA
- the LOC143362789 gene encoding RNA-binding protein NOB1, translating into MNEKQKVQYLIVDTSAFIRNAALQDIGINIITEQDVVNEVTNKRQLRRLVVLPYDLVIQTAHPESIKFVTEFAKKTGDYTSLSATDIKVIALTYQLEKEKVGTDHLRTVPLVSKTVDSSVSQTEDTRSLLAGFYLPEKNEIVNEKDIEKHDSNELEKKDYLHGKGDKKVEIQLEDKVKHSDNEEEKSESCNSDSSDIESDYETADSDIDQERREDLSSKFSKLTCEPSEFIILDKDNSEHNVDDILPPIESNSDNEEDDTKHNECEDDEGDENNDDHDDDDDSGWITPKNISTVKKEINSELLEEKPATVACLTIDFAMQNVLKQIGLNVVALDGRLIKQMKTFIFRCYACYKTTSIMTKVFCPSCGNKTLKKVAIMLDEEGNQQIHINFAKRISKKGKRFSLPMPKGGKHANNPILCEDQPVPHQRQTRQARTKNDPLQEDYIAGYSPFVMRDVHSKSAMLGIRSSGSVKYWMKKNPNECRGKRK; encoded by the exons atgaatgaaaaacaaaaagtgCAATATTTAATTGTTGATACAAGTGCATTCATCAGAAATGCTGCTTTGCAG GATATTGGAATCAATATAATAACAGAACAAGATGTAGTAAATGAAGTGACAAACAAAAGACAGTTGAGGAGATTGGTTGTCTTACCATATGATTTAGTAATACAAACAGCACATCCTGAGAGCATAAAGTTTG TTACGGAGTTTGCCAAGAAAACAGGAGATTACACAAGTTTATCAGCAACTGATATAAAAGTAATTGCATTAACATATCAACTGGAAAAGGAGAAAGTGGGAACAGATCATTTAAGAACTGTACCGCTTGTATCAAAAACAGTAGATTCCAGTGTCAGTCAAACTGAGGACACTCGTAGTCTTTTAGCTGGTTTCTATTTGCCAGAGAAAAAT GAGATTGTGAATGAAAAAGATATAGAGAAACATGATTCAAACGAACTAGAAAAAAAGGATTACTTACACGGTAAAGGTGACAAAAAAGTAGAAATACAATTAGAGGATAAAGTGAAACATAGTGATAATGAAGAAGAGAAATCAGAGTCATGTAACAGTGACTCTTCTGATATTGAATCAGATTATGAAACTGCAGATTCTGATATTGACCAAGAAAGAAGAGAGGATCtatcttctaaattttcaaaGCTAACTTGTGAACCATCGGAATTCATAATTCTAGATAAAGATAACAGCGAACATAATGTTGATGACATTCTTCCTCCAATTGAAAGCAACTCTGACAATGAAGAGGACGATACTAAACATAATGAATGTGAAGATGACGAAGGTGACGAAAATAACGACGACCATGACGATGATGATGACAGTGGGTGGATTACACCTA AAAACATCTCTACtgtgaaaaaagaaattaattcagAACTTTTAGAAGAAAAACCTGCAACTGTTGCATGCTTAACAATAGATTTCGCTATGCAAAATGTTTTAAAACAGATTGGACTGAATGTAGTAGCATTAGATGGGAGACTAATTAAACAAATGAAAACCTTTATCTTCAGGTGTTACGCATGTTACAAGACTACTAGTATCATGACAAAAGTCTTCTGTCCTAGTTGTGgtaataaaacattaaaaaaagttGCGATAATGTTAGACGAAGAAGGAAACCAACAAATTCATATTAATTTCGCAAAACGAATTTCAAAGAAAGGAAAAAGG tttTCCTTACCAATGCCAAAAGGTGGGAAACATGCAAATAATCCTATTCTTTGTGAAGATCAGCCAGTGCCTCATCAAAGACAAACAAGACAGGCTCGCACTAAAAACGATCCTTTACAGGAAGATTACATAGCTGGATATTCTCCTTTTGTTATGCGTGATGTACATTCTAAATCAGCTATGTTAGGTATACGATCATCTGGTTCTGTTAAGTATTGGATGAAAAAAAATCCAAATGAATGTAGAGGAaaacgaaaataa
- the LOC143365670 gene encoding ribonuclease P protein subunit p40 isoform X2 has translation MLSPEVWNFKPPQHHFSTEKRDFKRTDVPGIVESQNFNHSVSLVLPDTVRIPDGLQSCVSEDSDYYRVNAVNVFDLINKEFIEAFVKKGELSLLTIGNKIDVDNAIAITPTGHLILSLLTEDFQMLGLEGKVSFFDRKVHTRYVVTIDLKSESFIPGKKNYEHVRTSLKERLKHKFDVIISWNPPDEHLCPSSVAAWFHEHQYNVLLCHLTFIQKTEYSLRIPTISEEGDNDAFFEWLGVFSISGELKNTKADDYVNTYTCPSSSIDVGQVKYLQWTGFFTRQQVASLYEAIRKYISEQNSIPWCVLHVQGFSDSPLCWDLKEHTFYIDGDNSYTIVFRPAANSIIRKSLSSNNKPRNFH, from the exons ATGCTCAGTCCAGAAGTATGGAACTTCAAGCCACCTCAGCATCATTTTTCTACAGAAAAGAGAGATTTCAAGAGAACGGATGTCCCAGGCATAGTCGAATCacaaaattttaaccattcg GTATCTTTGGTGCTTCCTGACACCGTCAGAATTCCGGATGGATTACAGAGTTGCGTTTCAGAAGACAGCGACTATTATCGTGTCAATGCTGTGAATGTATTTGATTTGATAAACAAAGAATTTATTGAGGCATTTGTTAAAAAAG gaGAACTGAGCCTCCTAacaattggaaataaaatagatGTAGATAATGCAATTGCCATTACACCAACTGGTCATTTAATATTGTCATTATTGACAGAAGATTTTCAAATGCTTGGTTTAGAAGGAAAAGTCTCTTTTTTTGACCGTAAAGTACATACACGTTATG TTGTGACTATTGATTTAAAATCTGAAAGCTTTATACCTGGAAAGAAGAATTATGAGCACGTCCGAACATCGTTGAAAGAGCGTTTAAAGCATAAATTCGATGTGATAATTTCTTGGAATCCACCAG ATGAACATCTGTGCCCATCATCGGTAGCAGCATGGTTTCATGAACATCAATACAACGTCCTCCTTTGTCATTTAACTTTTATACAAAAAACTGAGTATTCTTTAAGAATACCGACAATTTCAGAGGAAGGCGATAACGATGCATTCTTTGAGTGGCTTGGAGTTTTTAGTATTTCTGGTGAATT aAAAAATACTAAGGCAGACGACTACGTGAACACATATACATGTCCATCGTCTTCTATAGATGTTggtcaagtaaaatatttacaatggaCTGGTTTCTTTACAAGACAGCAAGTAGCAAGTTTATATGAGGccataagaaaatatatatcaGAGCAAAACAGCATACCGTGGTGTGTTTTACATGTGCAAGGATTTTCAGATAGTCCACTTTGCTGGGATTTAAAAGAACATACATTTTATATCGACGGTGATAATAGTTACACCATTGTATTTAGACCAGCTGCTAATTCTATCATACGAAAAAGTCTCAGTTCAAACAATAAACCGAGAAATTTTCACTAA